GGCTGGCGCTCAGCAGGTTGCTGATGCCGTTGGCGCTGATGTGGTCGCGCACATCGAAGCGGAAGCCCCAGTGCGGCGTCACGTAGTACTTGGCCCCTACGCCTACGTAGCCGACAAACGTGTTGCCCTGCACCGAGGTGACCAGCGTGGCACTGTCGGTCTCGTTGTAGGTCTGGCCACCGAAGGTGAACTGGTAGTTGCCGGTGAGATTGATGGCAGGAACGTCTCCGGTGGTGTGCAGCACGCCCACCCCGACCGAGGCGTAGGGGATGAAGCGGCCGCTGGTCCAGAAGTTGACGTTCACGCCCCCGGTGAACTCGAAGGCGGACCCTTGATGGTTGATGAGGGTCGGAGTCGAGGTTACGGACACTCCGGTACAATTAACGCCGCAGACCGTGGGTCCGAAAAGCTGGCCAAAACCGGCAGCCCAGCTATCGCTGGTGGCCTGGGTATTGATCAGGCTGCCGCTGGTGTAGGCGAGGTCGCCCAGGTTGTAGTCGAAGTTCAGCTCGGCGTTGATGCGGCGATTGAAGTCATAGCTGACGCGCCCGCCCACCGTGCCCCCGTCCTGCCGCCGCACCACCGAACTGGTCAGCACTGCATCCCAGGGGGTGATGGTGTTGAACCAATTCGGGTTGGGATTGGTGGTCACGACTTGGTTGTAGAGTAGCGCTCCGTCCCCAAAGTAATAGGAAGGGATCCGGCGCGACGGAAACGGCGTATCCGGCGCACCCGGGTTGGGCAGGTTGCTGGTCCCGGAAGTGGGGTTGATGGCGAACTGGTATCCGCCATGGATCTCGACCTCCCAGCGGCGGTCCGGGTCCGGACCCTCCGAAGAAGCCGCAGCCGGAGCCGGCTTGGGAGTGGCAAAGGCGGCGGCCGCCGGGTTGTAGGCCGCCGGAGCGGTGCTCGAGGACGAGGCGGCCGCCGCAACCGACGGTGCGGCGGGAGGCGCCTCCTGGGCGGCCACCGGCAGGCTCACCAGCGCCACCACGACCACTATCACACAAAGCAATAAGAACAAGGCCCGAAGGCTAGTCTTCATTCTCCCCTCCTGAGGATGCAGCGCCCTATTCTCCACCACGCACTTCCCGATGTCTAGCGACTTTCCATGTTCGGAGGGAAAGAAAAGGCCCGCGCCGAAGCGCGGGCCCGGGTTGGCAGGAGGGTTAGAAACGGAAGAACAGGCCTCCGGTCACGGAAACCTGGTGCAGCGCGCCCGAGCCGGAGAAGCTGTGGAAGTTACTGACCGCCGGTCCCGAGAGGCTGGACTGGCCAAAGACACCGGCGGGCTGGTTGCAGAACTCCACCCGGGGCGGCCCAGCGACTTGGGTAAGGCAGGTTCCCGTTCCCGGGGCCACCAGCACCAGCGAAGGGCTGGCGCTCAGCAGGTTGCTGATGCCGTTGGCGCTGATGTGGTCGCGCACGTCGAAGCGGAAGCCCCAGTGCGGGGTCACGTAGTACTTGGCACCCACGCCCACGTAGCCGACAAACGTGTTGCCCTGCACCGAGGTGACCAGGGTGGCGCTGTCGGTCTCGTTGAAGTTCTGGGCGCCGATGCTGAACTGATAGTTCCCGGTGAGATTAATGGCGGGAACGTCCCCGGTGGTGTGCAGTACGCCCACCCCGACTGACGCGTACGGGATGAAGCGGCCGCTGGTCCAGAGGTTGACGTTCACGCCCCCGGTGAACTCGAAGGCCGCGCCCTGGTGGTTGATGAGCGTCGGGGTCGAGGTCACCACAGTGTTGGTGCAGAGCCCACCGCAGAAGCCGGTCGGGTCGAGCCGCTCGCTGAAGGCGGCCACAAAACTATCGCTGGTGGCCAGGGTGTTGATCAGGGCGCCGCTGGTGAAGGCCAGGTCGCCCATGTTGTAGTCGAAGTTGATCTCGGCGTTGAAACGGCGGTTGAAGTCATAGCTGACGCGGCCGCCGACCGTGCCCCCGTCCTGCCGCCGCACCACGGAACTGGTCAGCACCGGATCCCAGGGGGTAATGGTGTTGAGTAGTTGAAACGGTAGAACAGTGGCAGCCACCGACTGGTTGTAAAGCAGCGCTCCATTCCCGAAGTACCAGGAGGAGATGGCGCGGCTGTCGTTCACGCCCAAGAAAGTGCTGAAGGGCGCGCCCGGGTTGGGCAAGTTGCTGGTGCCCGAAGTGGGATTGATGGCGAACTGGTAGCCCCCATGGATCTCGACCTCCCAGCGGCGGTCCGGGTCCGGACCTTCCGAAGAAGCCGCAGCCGGAGCCGACTTGGGAGTGGCAAAGGCCGCGGCCGCCGGGTTGTAGGCCGCCGGAGGGGTGCTCGAGGACGAGGCGGCCGCCGCAACCGACGGCGCGGCGGGAGGCGCCTCCTGGGCGGCCACCGGCAGGCTCACCAGCGCCACCAGCACCACCATCACGCTTAGCAAGTAGAACAAGGCCCGAAGGCTGATTTTCATCTATCCCTCCTCCTGATGCAGCCGATCATTCTCCCCCCAGTGGGACGAGCCTGTCTAGTGTCCTCCATCACCCCTGGCTGTGACGAGCGAGGACTAGGCGCATCGGGATGACCTGGTCATTGGGGGTCCTGGGGAGGCGGTCTTGCAGGGACGGTCCTGAGGGCCCGGCCGCGCGGGGCGGGCGCGGCCGGGGTTGGCAGGCGCTATTGCACCAAGGCCAGCGCCTTGCAGGTCCTCAGGATCACCTCGCGCTCCGGGGGCGTCAACGAAAGGAACTCCAGCCCGTAGCGCAACCCCTCGCGGCTGCGTACTCGCGCCTTCACCTTGAGGGGCTGCTGGGCATAGGGCAGCGTCACCTCCATCTCGACACTGCTGCCCAGGTTGAGTTCCAGGGCGACATAAGCGGACATGCCACCCTCGCTCACGTCGCTGCCCCGGCCATACACGATGGTGCGCACCCCGCCGCGGGTGGAGGTCACCTTGAGGCGCACGTCGATGGGATAGCGCTCCCACCGCCGGGCCTCGCTCCACTGCTCCACCACGAACGGCGATGTGTCTTTGTGGGTCATTGCCTGTTCTCACAGAAGCTATCGCAATCTGCTGCCACAGTAGGACTCTGGCGCGCCGCGGTCAACTTACGGAAGTAATCCAGGTGACCAAGGTAATGGCGCGATCGAGGAAGGCGCAGGCGGCCTCGGCTGCGGGGGATGGCTCCCGTGTGGCGCAGAAAAGCCGGGGCGGATGTAAGAATTTCTCTTTGACCAAAGCCACCTCTTCTCGTAAGTCGCTTTTTCTCAAGCACTTGAGACTTGGAACCTGATCTGCTCCTTGCGCCGTGGACGGGGTGAGGAATGCTGGCCTACCGGCACCGAGCGGACGCTGTCATGGGCAGCCAGGCGCAGGAGCGCGCCAGCATGCGGCAGCGAGTCAATGTCTGCGGCGAGGTGCTCTGCCCGGAGCCTGCCTGTCCTAAACATCTTGCCCTGGTCCGCGACGTCAGCGCCAGCGGCGTCTTCCTCTACTGCAATCTCGATCCCCCGATAGGGACCGATCTGACCGTCACCTTCACCATGCCCGGCGCCGAGGGCTATGTCGAAGTGTTCTGCCGCGGCAAGGTGGTGCGCCGGGAGCAGTATCCGGCGGGAGCCGCCACCGGCATCGCCGCCAAGCTCTACCGCCAGGAGATCTCCGCTCTGAGCTAGGAGCCCAGAGAAAAAAACAAGGGAACAACGGACCCCTCGGTCCATTGTTCCCCTGGCTGGCTTCCGCCTGGAGCCCTTACTGCAGCGGCGCGTCGTTGGAGGTGGCCGCGGCGGTCGCGTTGAAGCGAATCACGCCCGACTCATCCGAGAAGAAGTGACGCGTGCCGGTCTGACCCGCGGTGATGGGGTCCGCCGTCACCTGGTACACCACGTTCGGAGCGGCGGTCGTCCCCAGCGCGCCCGGGTTCGGAGTGCGGAAGGTGTAGCCACTCTTCTGGTTGGGAGCCTGCGACAGCACAGAGTCCAGCAAGCAAGCGCTGGCGGCCGTAGGCGGGTTGGGGCAGGGGTTCGGGCCACCCAGGTTGACCAGGGGCGCGAAACCGGTGCCGTACGTCGAGGAGTAGGTGACCTCGGACGTGTTGATGGTGCGGATCGAGCCCACCGCCGACGCTTCGTTGGCGGCAATGCGCGAACGCAGCAGGTTCGGGATGGCGATGGCAGCGATGATCAGAATGATCGCCACCACGATCAGCAGCTCGATCAGTGAGAAGCCTTTCTGTTTCTTCATGGTTTTCTTCCTCTCTCCAAGGACTGACGTCAGTTGATTTGGCTTTCGATTGGGAACGCCCAGAACCCGAGGGGCTTTCCAGGACAGCAGAGCAAGCAGCGAGGCTCAGCAGAGGAGAACAGAACTAGGGAGCGGGAACTTGGTGTCCCGATCCATCTGCCCGCGGCGGTAGCAGCGCCCGGCGAACCACCCTGCGGCTGTCGCAATCGCCAGCATCAGCAGCAGCGGAGCACGCAGGCTGCGCAGGGTCACGGTAGGTCCGTGTGTCGCCTGGTAGGACCCGGTCAGGTGCGGCTGGGGAAGCAGCAAAATGAAAAGGAGCCCCCCCAGAACCAGGGAAACCAGTGCGAGTTGCGCGAAGCGAGACATTCCAGTATGTCCTATCTATCGCACTTATCCTGCCAAAAAGAGGGGAGTGCTCCTCAGGACCGTACGGCGTGCTCTGTCAACCACTTACGTGGGGCCTCCCCCATGAACAGGGGGTTTACAACACGCCTGCAATGACGCTAAGGGGATAGTAACCGTGACAGAAAAGGGCAGGGACCGGCGACTAGCGCTCTTCCCCAGGGGCCCGCGCGTTTGCCGGATCCGCCGCGGAGCCCCGAAAGGCAGCCACCGCAGCAGCCTCGTCGGGATAGACTTGGACCACGTCCAGGAGCTTGGTGATCAGCAGCACTTCGCGCACCTTGGGAGAGACGCTGCAAAGCCTCAGGTCCCCCTGGGCGCGGCGGGCCGAGGCCACCAGCCCCATCAGCGTGCCCAAGCCGCCGCTGTCGATGGTCTGCACGGCTCCCAGGTGCAGCACGATGCGCGGGTCCTCGGAGAGCAGGAGCCGTACGGTCTTGGAGAACTCCGTGGTCTCGTTGCCGAAGACGATGCGGCCGCGGCACACCACCACCGCCACTCCCTCCGCCCGCCCGACTTCCAGCTCCAGCGCCATGGTTCCAGCGAGGCAAGAGCCTACCGCCAGCGGCCCGCGATATCAAGTCCGGCACGCTGCAGCCGCCTCGCCCACCGGAGAAGCCCGGATTTCGGTGATGGGCATCACAGGATTTCCACGAACCTGTGGAAAAGCCTGTTCAAAGCGATGAAATCCCCACTTGAACTCCCGACGGGGCGGGCGATTCTCCCGATTGCACACGCGGGGGTGCGGCGAGAGGCGAGGACTCGAAGCGTGGCTCAGGCTCTTCCCGGATGGATTCAACGGTCGGCAGATCGCCGACGCCAGAAAAATTAGAAGGGCTGCGACCTTGGTTATGCTCCAGCCGCCGGCTTCCGCGAGGAAGTCGGCCGCGTGGACACATGCACCGCCGCAGCCCCTGATGTGATCACCGCTTTCGCGGTTCCGGGCCCCAGCCACCTCTCGCAAGGCGGGCCGGTTTTTTCGGGTCCGGGCGCCCGGCGGGTCACCCCGCCCGGCGAATCACTCGGCTTACTTCGGACTGGCCAAGGTTTATTTCGGCCAACCCTTTCTGCCGTCGACGTGCGTGAGAGTACGACTGATGCGCGCGCGAGTCAACGCCCGTTATTGGTGCAAGTGCGTGGAAAACGCGGTGCGATGTGTGGAAAAGCGCGTCCCCAACCGCTCTTCGGAGGCCCCGCGCACTGCTTTCAGTCGCGCGACCACGGGCAGGTGGCGTTGGCCAGCGAAGTCTGCCCGCGCAGGAGCTGGAAGAGGTATGCCCCCAGGCAGAACTTCCCGCCAAGAAGCGCGCTGAAAGCCACGACCAGCATGCCTTCAAATACGTAGGCGGTGATCTGCCAGCCCAGGGAGATGGCGACGCCTGCGGCCAGCATGAAGACTGCCGCCAGGCCCTGGGCGAAGCGGCGCGGACCGGGCGCGGGTGGGAGCGGCGGCAGGCCGTGGCGTTTCCCGATCGCCCGATCGTAGAAGCGCTCGAAGGGATTCCACTGGGGCAGGGCCACGTTCCAGACCAGAACCGCGGCCAGCGCGATGAAGAGCAGGCGCAACTGGAAGATCACGGCTAGCAGCATGAGCGGGCCGACGATGAAGGGCTGAAAGCGCGTGGCGCGGAAGTGCGGCACCAGCCGCACCGGCTCCTCGCCCGCGAAGCCCTGCTGCTGCATGAACTTTTCTTCTGCGGTGCGGGCCATGTTTCCTCTACGTTGAAGTCTACCGCCGGCGCGGAGGCGCCTACAATGGCTCCCGCATCTGACAGAGTGCTGTAAGCTTGCACCTATGCTCGATCACGACCTGCTGCGCGCGATCGCCGTCGGAATGATGAGCGGCGACGAGGTGAAAGTGGGCGACCGTTCCCTGCCCGTGCGCCGCACCAGCCGTCAGCGCCTGCGCACGGTGAGCTTCCCCATGGGCGGCCGTCCGTACGCCGCCATCGAACAGAACCCGGAGAAGCCCAGCCGCTGGGGCCAACTGGCGCGCGCCGGCCACCAAGTGGTCCAGTTCAAGGAGGTCGCGAGCAACCGCTTCGTGGCGGTAGCCGTGGACGGAGAGGTGAAGGAATATGGCCGCCGGTAGCGAGCGCGCAGGGAGGACTCCATGAAAGCCGCCGTCTACACCCGCTACGGTTCCCCGGACGTCGTCGAGATCCGGGACATCGAGAAGCCCGTTCCCAAGGACGACGAGGTGCTGCTCAAGGTGCGCGCGGCCGCCGTGAATCCCGCCGATTGGCGTCTCCTGGGGGGCGTGCCGTCCATCTTCCGCGTCCTCTTCCGTGTCCCCACTCCAAGCATCGCGCAGCCTGGGCGTCTTGGACACGATGTGGCCGGCGTGGTGGAAGCGGTGGGCCGGAGCGTGACCCGGCTCAAGCCCGGCGACGCCGTGTTCGGAGGGTGTCACGGTGCCCTGGCTGAGTATGCGTGCGCTTCCGAATCGAAGCTGGCCATCAAGCCGCCCGGCATGACCTTCGAGCAGGCGGCTTCGGCGCCGGTGGCGGCCCTCACCGCCCTGCAGGGCCTGCGCGACAAGGGACACATCCAGCCCGGACAAAGGGTCCTGATCAATGGTGCGGCCGGAGGCGTGGGCACGTTCGCCGTTCAGATCGCCAAGTCTTTCGGCGCCGAGGTCACCGGCGTATGCAGCGCGCGGAACCTGGAGATGGTGCGCGCGCTGGGCGCGGACTGGGTCATCGACTACACGCGGCAGGACTTCACGCGCGGCGGGGAACGGTATGACCTGCTCCTCGACAACGTGGGGAACCGTTCCTTGTCGGACTGCCGGCGCGTCCTGAGCCCCAAGGGCATCTGCGTTCTCGCCGGAGCGCCCAAGAAGCCCGGGGGATTTCTGCTTCGCGCGCTGCTGGCAATGATGCGGTCACGGTTCGCGAGCCAGAAGTTCGTGATGTTCATAGCGAAGATCAACCAGGAAGACCTGGCCGTCGTGGGCGATCTTGTAGAGACGAGAAAGATGACACCGGTGATCGACCGGCATTACAGCTTGCAGGAGGTCCCGGAGGCTCTCCGGTACCTGGAAGAAGGGCACGCTCGGGGGAAGGTCGTGATCACCTTCCCCGGCGCCGACCCAACTTAGCGATCCACTACCCGGGTTGCAGGTTACCCGGAGCGCCACTAGAGTAGATGCGAGAGTTGGAGCCGTGACATGAAAAGGCGCGTTCCGGTGGAATCTGCCTCTGCCTTCATCGACGAGAAGATCAAGGAACTTGGGGACTGGCGCGGGAAGACGCTCGCGAAAGTGCGCGCCATCATCCACGCGGCAGACCCGGAGATCGTCGAGGAGCGGAAGTGGGCGAAGCCCACGAACCCCGGAACGCCGGTCTGGTCCCACGGCGGCATCGTGTGCACGGGAGAGACCTACAAGAGCGTCGTCAAGTTGACATTTCCCAAGGGGGCTGCGTTGAAGGACCCTTCCCGTCTATTCAACTCCAGCCTCGAGGGGAACGCCAGGCGCGCCATCGATATCCACGAGGGCGACACGGTCGATGAGGCGGCCTTGCAGAAGCTCATCCGCGCTGCCGTGGCGCTCAATCTGAAGGGCAAGGGTAAGTTGAAGTCCTGAGCGCGGCCGCGACGGCGGCCGGGCCGAAGATCTCTTCCACCGGGAACTCAAGAGGAATGGCGGGGACGACGAGACTCGAACTCGCGACCTCTGCCGTGACAGGGCAGCGTTCTAACCAGCTGAACTACGTCCCCGCTTGTGCGCGCAAGCGTCGTGCGGAACCGGCGAAAAATGTGCCGGATGGTGGGCAGTGCAGGATTCGAACCTGCGACCTCTTCCTTGTAAGGGAAGCGCTCTAACCAGCTGAGCTAACCGCCCCGTGCGAGTCCCACCGTGCGACTCGGCCCAACGTCAGTATACGTGACGCCTTGGTCGAGGGCAATTTGGGCGGGCAGGGT
Above is a window of Terriglobales bacterium DNA encoding:
- a CDS encoding prepilin-type N-terminal cleavage/methylation domain-containing protein, whose product is MKKQKGFSLIELLIVVAIILIIAAIAIPNLLRSRIAANEASAVGSIRTINTSEVTYSSTYGTGFAPLVNLGGPNPCPNPPTAASACLLDSVLSQAPNQKSGYTFRTPNPGALGTTAAPNVVYQVTADPITAGQTGTRHFFSDESGVIRFNATAAATSNDAPLQ
- a CDS encoding PilZ domain-containing protein — encoded protein: MGSQAQERASMRQRVNVCGEVLCPEPACPKHLALVRDVSASGVFLYCNLDPPIGTDLTVTFTMPGAEGYVEVFCRGKVVRREQYPAGAATGIAAKLYRQEISALS
- a CDS encoding STAS domain-containing protein — protein: MALELEVGRAEGVAVVVCRGRIVFGNETTEFSKTVRLLLSEDPRIVLHLGAVQTIDSGGLGTLMGLVASARRAQGDLRLCSVSPKVREVLLITKLLDVVQVYPDEAAAVAAFRGSAADPANARAPGEER
- a CDS encoding NAD(P)-dependent alcohol dehydrogenase; this encodes MKAAVYTRYGSPDVVEIRDIEKPVPKDDEVLLKVRAAAVNPADWRLLGGVPSIFRVLFRVPTPSIAQPGRLGHDVAGVVEAVGRSVTRLKPGDAVFGGCHGALAEYACASESKLAIKPPGMTFEQAASAPVAALTALQGLRDKGHIQPGQRVLINGAAGGVGTFAVQIAKSFGAEVTGVCSARNLEMVRALGADWVIDYTRQDFTRGGERYDLLLDNVGNRSLSDCRRVLSPKGICVLAGAPKKPGGFLLRALLAMMRSRFASQKFVMFIAKINQEDLAVVGDLVETRKMTPVIDRHYSLQEVPEALRYLEEGHARGKVVITFPGADPT
- a CDS encoding DUF4395 family protein translates to MARTAEEKFMQQQGFAGEEPVRLVPHFRATRFQPFIVGPLMLLAVIFQLRLLFIALAAVLVWNVALPQWNPFERFYDRAIGKRHGLPPLPPAPGPRRFAQGLAAVFMLAAGVAISLGWQITAYVFEGMLVVAFSALLGGKFCLGAYLFQLLRGQTSLANATCPWSRD
- a CDS encoding DUF1801 domain-containing protein, translating into MKRRVPVESASAFIDEKIKELGDWRGKTLAKVRAIIHAADPEIVEERKWAKPTNPGTPVWSHGGIVCTGETYKSVVKLTFPKGAALKDPSRLFNSSLEGNARRAIDIHEGDTVDEAALQKLIRAAVALNLKGKGKLKS
- a CDS encoding PilZ domain-containing protein produces the protein MTHKDTSPFVVEQWSEARRWERYPIDVRLKVTSTRGGVRTIVYGRGSDVSEGGMSAYVALELNLGSSVEMEVTLPYAQQPLKVKARVRSREGLRYGLEFLSLTPPEREVILRTCKALALVQ